One Alcaligenes ammonioxydans DNA segment encodes these proteins:
- a CDS encoding inositol monophosphatase family protein, translating into MPLSRLPLSACLDAAVTAAHAAAAILQAYASDRSALVISSKMHNDLVSQADHEAEQACISVLMERTPDIDIVAEESGGVNTGRPTWYIDPLDGTTNFLHGIPHYAVSVALIAPAGTPMDNGILAQDTPVIAVVYDPNREELFTAMYGVGAWLNGSRIQTSSSQKLADSVLATGFPFRDFSFSDQYMPGLNAAITGSRGVRRMGAAALDLAWVACGRYDGYWEMGLAPWDVAAGTLLVREAKGVCQDLYQEEPWPVSGHVYAGNAHIADELLAVVSPSLTQRPVKPAP; encoded by the coding sequence ATGCCATTGTCACGTTTACCGCTCAGCGCCTGCCTGGACGCTGCCGTTACCGCAGCCCATGCCGCCGCCGCCATTTTACAAGCCTATGCGTCGGACCGTAGCGCTTTGGTGATCAGCAGCAAAATGCACAACGACCTGGTGTCGCAAGCGGATCACGAAGCGGAACAGGCCTGCATCAGTGTACTGATGGAGCGCACCCCGGACATTGATATCGTGGCCGAGGAAAGCGGCGGGGTGAATACGGGACGCCCCACCTGGTATATCGACCCGCTCGACGGCACGACCAACTTTCTGCATGGTATTCCCCACTATGCCGTATCGGTCGCCCTGATTGCACCTGCCGGCACGCCCATGGATAACGGCATTCTGGCGCAGGACACTCCGGTCATTGCCGTGGTCTACGACCCCAACCGCGAAGAACTGTTTACTGCCATGTACGGGGTGGGTGCCTGGCTGAACGGCAGCCGCATTCAGACGTCATCCTCGCAAAAGCTGGCCGACTCGGTCCTGGCCACCGGCTTCCCCTTTCGCGACTTCTCTTTTTCCGACCAATACATGCCCGGCCTGAACGCCGCCATCACGGGCAGCCGTGGGGTACGCCGCATGGGGGCAGCCGCCCTGGATCTAGCCTGGGTTGCCTGCGGCCGGTACGACGGCTACTGGGAGATGGGCCTGGCGCCCTGGGATGTTGCCGCTGGCACACTGCTGGTACGCGAAGCCAAGGGCGTATGCCAGGATTTGTATCAGGAAGAGCCCTGGCCCGTCAGTGGTCATGTCTACGCGGGTAACGCCCATATAGCCGATGAGTTGCTGGCCGTGGTGAGCCCTTCGCTGACGCAGCGTCCCGTCAAACCTGCCCCTTAA
- the mnmD gene encoding tRNA (5-methylaminomethyl-2-thiouridine)(34)-methyltransferase MnmD, producing the protein MAASAFEPLVPAVLAFNEQGVPVSAVYQDTYHPADGPLGQARRVFLQGNGLPERWRGRAQFTICETGFGLGASFLATWQAWRQDPQRSHRLHFVSVEAHPFHRSDLALLYERLPQELQALAQELLAAWPILVPGIHRLELDQGQVTLTLAFGQAHTMMRELQCHADAFYLDGFAPRGNPSMWSRAVLGQLVRLAAPGATAASWCCAGQVRRDLASVGFEVEKVPGAGGKWCTIRARLRSHLGRRRPVPSAQGRVLVVGAGLAGAACAWEMARKGVPVLVCDPVLSKGLDASHHGHRLAAISPVFALDDAPLARLSRNAVLRVWQGWKTLPQAARPRRVGTLVFGQAGNGDAEIQQALARLALDPDWVHWQDREQASALAGVPLQRGGLYFPQGMVLDPGALVAHLLDHPLIECLPERVFLRAGHEPGVWQVCNQHGDCLESSNRVVVAAAAQSLSVLPAELLTECLMPRLMAMQRLAGQVSYLPPGQSLTRGEVTLSGQGYILPVDSYGQVIGSTYERSGDAAQISRLGHAQNIEKVSAMLANPAVGGDLPEQGWAGWRCALSDHLPVMGFVPGQPGLFMAAAYGSRGLSWSLLAASLFAAYCLEEPVPLERRLEQALLPR; encoded by the coding sequence ATGGCGGCCTCTGCGTTTGAGCCCTTGGTGCCCGCCGTCCTTGCGTTCAACGAGCAGGGCGTACCCGTCAGCGCGGTCTATCAGGACACGTATCATCCGGCCGATGGCCCGCTGGGGCAGGCGCGGCGGGTGTTTCTGCAAGGTAATGGCCTGCCTGAACGGTGGCGGGGGCGAGCCCAGTTTACGATTTGTGAAACCGGCTTTGGACTGGGGGCCAGCTTTCTGGCCACCTGGCAGGCGTGGCGGCAGGACCCGCAGCGAAGCCACAGACTGCACTTTGTATCGGTAGAGGCGCATCCTTTTCACCGCTCTGATTTGGCTCTTTTATACGAGCGCTTGCCCCAGGAGCTGCAGGCGCTGGCTCAGGAGCTCTTGGCTGCCTGGCCCATTTTGGTGCCGGGGATACACCGTCTGGAGCTGGATCAGGGACAAGTCACCCTGACCTTGGCGTTCGGGCAGGCGCACACCATGATGCGTGAGCTGCAGTGCCATGCGGATGCGTTTTATCTGGATGGCTTCGCGCCTCGCGGCAATCCGTCCATGTGGTCACGTGCGGTTCTCGGACAACTGGTCCGTCTGGCGGCGCCGGGAGCCACGGCGGCCTCCTGGTGCTGTGCCGGGCAGGTACGCCGGGACTTGGCCTCAGTTGGTTTCGAGGTGGAGAAGGTGCCGGGAGCGGGTGGGAAATGGTGCACGATACGCGCCCGTCTGCGTTCACATCTGGGGCGCCGCCGTCCCGTGCCAAGTGCGCAGGGGCGAGTGCTTGTGGTGGGGGCCGGTTTGGCGGGGGCCGCCTGCGCCTGGGAAATGGCCCGCAAAGGGGTGCCCGTTCTGGTGTGTGACCCCGTGTTGAGCAAGGGGCTGGATGCCAGTCACCATGGCCACCGTCTGGCCGCGATCTCGCCGGTCTTTGCGCTGGATGACGCGCCGTTGGCCCGGTTGAGCCGCAATGCCGTGCTGCGTGTCTGGCAGGGCTGGAAAACACTGCCGCAGGCTGCCCGGCCCCGTCGGGTCGGCACGCTGGTATTTGGGCAGGCGGGCAACGGCGATGCCGAGATTCAGCAAGCCTTGGCCCGTTTGGCTTTGGACCCGGACTGGGTGCATTGGCAGGATCGTGAGCAGGCTTCCGCACTGGCTGGCGTGCCCTTGCAGCGTGGCGGCCTGTATTTTCCGCAGGGTATGGTGCTTGACCCCGGGGCACTGGTCGCTCATTTGCTCGATCACCCCTTGATTGAGTGCTTGCCAGAGCGGGTCTTTTTGCGTGCCGGACACGAACCCGGTGTCTGGCAAGTATGCAATCAGCACGGGGACTGCCTGGAAAGCAGCAATCGGGTGGTGGTGGCGGCAGCGGCGCAAAGCCTGAGCGTGTTGCCAGCCGAACTGTTGACCGAGTGCCTCATGCCCAGGCTCATGGCCATGCAGCGTCTGGCCGGACAGGTCAGCTATCTGCCTCCTGGGCAGTCCTTGACCCGTGGGGAGGTGACTTTAAGCGGCCAGGGCTATATCCTGCCGGTTGATTCCTACGGCCAGGTTATCGGCAGCACGTACGAGCGTTCTGGTGACGCTGCTCAGATCAGTCGCCTGGGGCATGCGCAAAATATAGAAAAAGTGTCTGCCATGTTGGCCAATCCCGCGGTTGGGGGGGATTTGCCCGAGCAGGGTTGGGCTGGCTGGCGCTGTGCATTAAGTGATCATTTGCCTGTGATGGGTTTTGTGCCGGGGCAGCCCGGTTTGTTTATGGCTGCGGCTTACGGCTCGCGTGGTTTGAGCTGGAGCCTGCTGGCAGCCAGTTTGTTTGCCGCCTATTGTCTGGAGGAACCCGTTCCTTTGGAGCGGCGTTTGGAGCAAGCCCTCCTACCTCGCTAA
- a CDS encoding glycoside hydrolase family 31 protein: protein MFNHLSLLTTKPALADFAFVETDFALRIEAHAPGVFRFRCMPLARLDNEKLSARAKALGDMLLARHEAVSEFQLEAADSGWRIEQGEVALHIQSNPWRFEVRRGEQLLLSSAAQPLTFVQEPSPCWQLDLALAEEDALYGLGETLGELDRREETVDSDRPEDRSLPLLWSTQGWGLYINTFERVEHDLGQHDLDAYRARVHAADLDFFLFLGDPSEIINQYSALTGRAGQPGVTPMGLWLDGAQARDVTSLRELASQCREQGIALDVAVLPPPEPYDFQQDKPTLEWDAARMADPRESFSALQNDQLQLAAWTRPCVLAGTSLFEEWEDRGWLLINDDDGCAHVFPGDELSGGRDYGLLDLTHKDVFRMWAERQRQMVDDGLGAVLCNARFEIPDAITSRGGESGALLRAIYPVLARQALFDAVAGHKTPQEGVVASRDLSPSSQRFAWQLGPQVDNTWAGLTQSLKSALATGNSGVPIQIHGWGNAAAPTDAMTPELYLRWLAMSVFSANFSLQGVPALRPDAFDQETQALVAHWLEWRFRLVPYVLGIIEDAVRTGLPVQRSMAQSFPADAQARLWDTQYLLGPALLVAPVLQPGQDIEVYLPAGDAWWDLSTGWRYEGGTTLKMTVGLDRLPVFGREGHMLCLGPVVKHTSEFNSARLLDEVWMFGMPEHSPVVMRNKIRVMQMQGSSYIKGLEGLKILPSEGLEVKRRGAEVRISRAR from the coding sequence TTGTTTAATCATCTGAGTTTGTTGACGACGAAACCGGCCCTGGCCGATTTCGCTTTTGTCGAAACCGATTTTGCGCTGCGTATCGAAGCTCATGCGCCGGGTGTTTTTCGTTTCCGCTGTATGCCACTGGCCCGGCTGGATAACGAAAAGCTCAGTGCTCGTGCCAAAGCTTTGGGCGACATGCTGCTGGCCCGCCACGAGGCGGTCAGCGAGTTTCAACTGGAAGCTGCCGATTCGGGGTGGCGGATTGAGCAAGGCGAAGTGGCCTTGCATATTCAGTCCAACCCCTGGCGCTTTGAGGTCCGGCGGGGCGAGCAACTGCTGTTGAGCAGTGCGGCGCAACCGCTGACCTTTGTCCAAGAGCCCAGCCCATGCTGGCAACTGGATCTGGCCCTGGCCGAGGAAGACGCCCTGTATGGTCTGGGCGAAACCCTCGGTGAGCTGGACCGGCGCGAGGAAACGGTTGACTCCGATCGTCCGGAAGATCGCAGCCTGCCTTTGCTCTGGAGCACTCAGGGCTGGGGGCTGTACATCAATACGTTCGAGCGGGTTGAACACGATCTGGGGCAGCACGATTTGGATGCGTATCGTGCTCGTGTCCATGCCGCCGACCTGGATTTTTTCCTGTTTTTGGGCGATCCCAGCGAAATCATCAATCAGTATTCGGCCCTGACGGGACGAGCCGGCCAGCCGGGTGTCACACCGATGGGGTTGTGGCTGGATGGCGCCCAGGCTCGGGACGTGACCTCCTTGCGTGAGCTGGCCAGTCAGTGTCGCGAACAGGGCATTGCCCTGGATGTGGCTGTCCTGCCGCCACCGGAGCCCTACGATTTTCAACAGGACAAGCCTACATTGGAATGGGACGCGGCACGCATGGCCGATCCCCGTGAGTCCTTCTCGGCCTTGCAAAACGACCAGTTGCAACTGGCTGCCTGGACGCGCCCTTGTGTGCTGGCCGGCACCAGCTTGTTTGAAGAGTGGGAAGACCGCGGCTGGTTGCTCATCAATGATGATGACGGTTGCGCCCATGTGTTCCCCGGTGACGAGCTGAGCGGTGGCCGAGACTACGGCTTGCTGGACCTGACTCACAAGGACGTGTTCCGCATGTGGGCCGAGCGTCAGCGTCAGATGGTCGATGATGGCCTGGGGGCGGTGTTGTGCAATGCCCGCTTTGAGATTCCTGATGCCATCACCAGCCGTGGTGGCGAGTCCGGCGCTTTGTTGCGTGCGATTTACCCTGTGCTGGCCCGTCAGGCTTTGTTTGACGCGGTTGCCGGTCACAAGACGCCGCAAGAAGGAGTCGTAGCCAGCCGCGACCTGAGTCCGTCCTCCCAACGCTTTGCCTGGCAGTTGGGGCCTCAGGTCGATAACACCTGGGCCGGGTTGACCCAGTCGTTGAAGTCGGCTCTGGCCACCGGTAATAGTGGCGTGCCCATCCAGATTCATGGCTGGGGCAATGCGGCAGCGCCCACCGATGCCATGACGCCTGAGCTGTACCTGCGGTGGTTGGCGATGTCGGTCTTTTCAGCCAATTTCAGCCTGCAAGGGGTCCCTGCGCTGCGTCCAGATGCATTTGACCAGGAAACGCAGGCGCTGGTTGCGCATTGGCTGGAGTGGCGTTTCCGTCTAGTGCCTTATGTGCTGGGCATTATTGAGGACGCCGTGCGTACCGGTCTGCCGGTGCAACGTTCCATGGCTCAAAGTTTCCCCGCCGATGCTCAGGCCCGCTTGTGGGATACCCAGTATTTGTTGGGGCCGGCCTTGCTGGTGGCACCTGTTTTGCAGCCTGGTCAGGATATTGAGGTCTATTTGCCTGCAGGCGATGCCTGGTGGGATCTGAGCACGGGTTGGCGTTACGAAGGTGGCACGACCCTGAAAATGACGGTGGGTCTGGATCGCTTGCCGGTCTTTGGCCGCGAAGGCCATATGTTGTGTCTGGGGCCGGTGGTCAAGCACACCTCCGAGTTCAACTCGGCGCGTTTGCTCGACGAGGTCTGGATGTTTGGCATGCCCGAGCACAGCCCGGTTGTGATGCGCAACAAGATTCGCGTCATGCAGATGCAGGGGTCCAGCTATATCAAGGGGCTGGAAGGGTTGAAGATCCTGCCGTCTGAGGGCTTGGAAGTCAAACGCCGTGGCGCCGAGGTTCGTATTTCTCGCGCCCGTTAA
- a CDS encoding methionine ABC transporter ATP-binding protein → MIRLEHISKTYSLAGKTVHALNDVSLQIHQGEVFGIIGRSGAGKSTLIRMLNLLEQPSSGQVWVQDQDITRFSGAQLRAFRQGVGMVFQHFNLLHSRTVLDNVCFPLRLAGVGRAQRQQRALEVLELVGLKDHANKYPRQLSGGQQQRVGIARALANRPQLLLCDEATSALDPETTQSILRLLRQINQELGLTIVLITHGMDVIRSVCDRVAVIDAGKIVECGEVLDVFLHPHHPTTQSLLSESGVNIDDWLALAEGVPGSVMRLSVRGVATTEPLISRITSQLGLNVSILQGAIGRIKTEPYGQLVVAVQGDAQAKAGLDALLDELNVQFEVLRP, encoded by the coding sequence TTGATTCGTCTTGAACACATCTCAAAAACCTATTCCCTGGCAGGCAAGACCGTTCACGCCTTGAACGACGTTTCCTTGCAGATTCACCAAGGAGAGGTCTTCGGTATTATTGGTCGCTCGGGTGCCGGGAAAAGTACGCTGATCCGCATGTTGAATCTGCTTGAGCAACCCAGCTCGGGCCAGGTCTGGGTGCAGGACCAGGACATCACGCGTTTTTCGGGCGCACAGTTGCGCGCCTTCCGGCAAGGCGTGGGGATGGTATTCCAGCATTTCAATCTGCTTCATTCCCGTACCGTTCTCGATAATGTTTGTTTTCCCTTGCGTTTGGCCGGGGTGGGGCGTGCCCAACGCCAACAGCGCGCTCTGGAAGTCCTGGAGCTGGTGGGCTTGAAGGACCACGCCAACAAATACCCGCGTCAGTTATCGGGCGGGCAGCAGCAACGTGTCGGTATTGCGCGTGCCCTGGCCAATCGTCCACAGCTTTTGTTGTGTGACGAGGCCACCTCGGCACTGGACCCGGAAACCACCCAGTCCATCCTGCGTTTGCTGCGCCAGATCAACCAAGAGCTGGGACTGACGATCGTTCTTATTACTCATGGCATGGATGTGATTCGTTCGGTTTGCGACCGGGTGGCCGTGATTGATGCTGGCAAGATTGTGGAATGTGGCGAAGTGCTGGATGTGTTCCTGCACCCGCATCATCCCACCACCCAGTCCTTGCTCAGTGAAAGTGGAGTGAATATCGACGACTGGCTTGCCTTGGCAGAAGGTGTACCTGGCAGTGTCATGCGCCTGAGTGTGCGTGGGGTGGCCACTACCGAGCCATTAATCAGCCGTATTACCAGCCAGTTGGGCCTGAATGTCAGTATCTTGCAAGGCGCCATTGGCCGTATCAAAACCGAGCCTTATGGGCAGTTGGTCGTGGCGGTGCAAGGGGATGCTCAGGCCAAAGCAGGGCTGGATGCCTTGCTGGATGAATTGAATGTGCAGTTTGAGGTATTGCGACCATGA
- a CDS encoding methionine ABC transporter permease translates to MNFSNLDWALIGEATIDTLLMTGISLGFTAIIGLPLGVLLFLTSRKQMLDNAWVYQTLSLIVNILRSVPFLILLIVIIPLTRILAGTSLGVQGAIPPLVLSAAPFFARLVENVLRELDPGVNEACRAMGANSRQTVLLALLPEATTGIVAALIVTAIALVGYSAMSGVIGGGGLGDLALRFGYQRYQTDVMVVTVAILVVLVQLLQVFGDAMVARLSRK, encoded by the coding sequence ATGAACTTTAGCAATTTGGATTGGGCGCTGATTGGTGAAGCCACCATCGATACCTTGTTGATGACGGGTATCTCGCTGGGCTTTACCGCCATTATTGGTTTGCCCCTTGGCGTGCTGTTGTTTCTGACCAGTCGCAAGCAGATGCTGGACAACGCCTGGGTGTACCAGACTTTGTCGCTGATTGTGAACATTTTGCGGTCGGTGCCGTTTCTGATTCTCTTGATCGTCATTATCCCTTTGACCCGCATTCTGGCCGGTACGTCTTTAGGGGTGCAGGGGGCGATCCCGCCGCTGGTCTTAAGTGCTGCGCCGTTTTTTGCCCGTCTGGTGGAAAACGTCCTGCGTGAGCTGGACCCCGGCGTCAATGAAGCCTGTCGCGCCATGGGAGCCAATTCCCGTCAGACGGTTCTGCTGGCCTTGCTGCCGGAGGCGACCACGGGGATTGTGGCGGCCTTGATCGTGACTGCCATTGCCCTGGTGGGCTATTCAGCCATGTCTGGTGTGATTGGGGGCGGCGGTCTGGGTGACCTGGCGCTGCGCTTTGGTTATCAACGTTATCAAACGGATGTCATGGTGGTTACCGTGGCTATCCTGGTGGTGCTGGTGCAACTCCTGCAAGTGTTTGGAGACGCCATGGTGGCTCGTTTGAGCCGAAAATAA
- a CDS encoding MetQ/NlpA family ABC transporter substrate-binding protein, which produces MSLKKFVPVLALSVSALLASVAQAAETLSVAATPVPHAELLEFVKPALAKEGVNLDIKVFTDYVQPNQQVADGHIDANFFQHKPYLDTFNKEHKTDLVSVALVHVEPFGAYSSKIKSLDELKEGALVAIPNDPSNGARALLLLQKAGVLTLKDPSNILATSRDVDQNPKKLKFKELEAATLPRVLADVDIALINTNYALEAGLNPTKDALVIEGADSPYANLIAVAAKSKDDPRVAKLIQALHSEDVKKFIADKYKGSIVPAF; this is translated from the coding sequence ATGTCTTTGAAGAAATTTGTTCCCGTTCTGGCCTTGTCCGTGTCGGCTCTGCTGGCCAGCGTGGCCCAAGCTGCCGAGACCCTGTCGGTCGCTGCTACCCCTGTACCGCACGCCGAACTGCTGGAGTTTGTAAAGCCTGCTTTGGCCAAAGAAGGCGTGAACCTGGATATCAAGGTGTTCACCGATTATGTGCAGCCCAACCAGCAAGTGGCTGACGGTCATATCGATGCCAACTTCTTCCAGCACAAACCTTACCTGGATACCTTCAATAAAGAGCACAAAACCGATCTGGTGTCGGTGGCCCTTGTTCACGTTGAACCCTTTGGTGCTTATTCCTCCAAGATCAAGAGTCTGGACGAGTTGAAAGAAGGCGCGCTGGTGGCGATCCCCAATGATCCTTCCAATGGTGCGCGTGCCTTGCTGCTCTTGCAAAAGGCGGGTGTGCTGACGCTGAAAGATCCTAGCAATATCTTGGCGACCTCGCGTGATGTGGATCAGAACCCTAAAAAACTGAAGTTCAAGGAGCTGGAAGCCGCGACGCTGCCTCGCGTGCTGGCTGACGTGGATATTGCCCTGATCAATACCAATTACGCCCTGGAAGCCGGCCTCAATCCCACCAAGGATGCCCTGGTGATTGAAGGCGCTGATTCGCCGTACGCCAACCTGATCGCCGTGGCTGCCAAGTCCAAGGACGATCCACGGGTGGCCAAGCTGATCCAGGCATTGCACAGCGAGGACGTGAAAAAGTTCATCGCCGACAAATATAAAGGTTCGATTGTTCCTGCGTTCTAA
- the glnH gene encoding glutamine ABC transporter substrate-binding protein GlnH — protein sequence MAGLALALALPAGQALAQQGKELVVATDTAFVPFEFKQNGKYTGFDIDLWDAIAKKANLNYRFQPMDFNGIIPGLQTRNLDAALAGITIRDDRKQVIDFSDPYYESGLAILVNTDNSAIKSASDLEGKTVAVKIGTATVDFMQRSVPTAKLKLFPNIDNAFLELATGRVDAVVHDTPNVQYYAQTGGKDRVKVTGAVKSGDFYGIAFPKDSELVPVVNQALKDIRADGTYDKIYQKWFGKQPD from the coding sequence ATGGCCGGCTTGGCCTTGGCGTTGGCTTTGCCCGCGGGGCAGGCCCTGGCGCAACAAGGCAAAGAGCTGGTGGTCGCAACCGATACGGCGTTTGTGCCTTTTGAGTTCAAGCAAAACGGTAAGTACACCGGCTTTGACATCGACTTGTGGGATGCCATCGCGAAAAAAGCCAATCTGAATTACCGGTTTCAGCCCATGGACTTCAACGGCATTATCCCAGGTTTGCAAACCCGTAATCTGGATGCGGCGCTGGCAGGGATAACCATCCGGGACGATCGCAAGCAAGTCATTGATTTCTCCGATCCTTACTACGAGAGCGGTCTGGCCATTTTGGTGAACACGGATAACTCCGCCATCAAGTCCGCCTCCGATCTGGAAGGCAAGACGGTTGCGGTGAAGATTGGGACTGCCACCGTAGACTTCATGCAGCGTTCGGTGCCAACTGCCAAGCTCAAGCTGTTCCCCAATATCGATAATGCCTTCCTGGAACTGGCCACAGGTCGGGTGGATGCCGTGGTGCATGACACACCAAACGTGCAGTATTACGCTCAGACCGGCGGCAAGGATCGTGTGAAAGTTACCGGCGCGGTGAAAAGTGGCGACTTCTACGGTATTGCGTTTCCCAAAGACAGCGAACTGGTTCCTGTTGTAAACCAGGCATTGAAAGATATTCGGGCCGACGGCACTTACGACAAAATCTACCAGAAATGGTTTGGCAAGCAGCCTGATTAA